GAGTTGGCTCCAGCAAAGAAGCACCAGGCCTGGGCTTGTTCGTTGAGTTCCATGCGTCCGGCGGACAAACGTACATATGACTGCGGCATTAAAACACGCGCGGTCGCGATCACACGGATAAATTCAAACGCATCGGTTTGGCCTTTCATGTCCGCCAAAGGCGTACCCTCAACCGGCACCAATAAGTTGATTGGCACACTGCCGGGATGGTTATCCATATTCGCAAAGGTGCGCAATAATTCGACACGATCTTTATGTTGTTCGCCCATGCCGATAATCCCACCGGAGCAGACATTGATGCCGGATTTCTGCACTTTATCAATCGTATCTAATCGATCTTGAAAGGAACGCGTGGTGATGACTTTGGAGTAATAAGCTTCTGACGTATCGAGGTTGTGGTTGTAATAATCTAAGCCCGCTTCTTTAAGTGCGGCAACCTGGTCATCATCCAGCATGCCTAATGTCATGCAGGTTTCCATGCCTAAATCGCGCACCACTTTGACCATTTCCAGCACCACCGGAAAGTCTTTTTTATTCGGATTACGCCAAGCCGCGCCCATGCACAAACGCGTTGCGCCTTTGGCTTTGGCTTGCATGGCTTTATCCAGTACTTCTTGCACCGCCATCATTTTTTGTTTTTCTAAACCGGTGTCATAGCGTGAGCTTTGTGAACAATACGAACAGTCTTCCGCACAACCGCCCGATTTAATGTTGACCAAGGTGCTAATTTGCACTTCGTTGGGCTCAAAGTTCATACGGTGAACCGTATGCGCTTGAAACATCAAGTCATTAAAAGGTTGATTCATAATGGCCTTAATTTCTGCCGAGGTCCAATCGTGACGAATTTGTCCTAAAGATTTCATTTCGAGACTCGCGTTTAAAATAAGCGGTTATTATAACGATTATTCAACCAGGATTTGGAAAATGCAGTGGCTTGAAAAATGGCTATTTCCGCCCACTTGCGTCATAACGGCGGTTACGACCCAAAAACATGACTTAGATCCGGCCTTTATTGCTAAATGGCAAATAGGGTCAGACGTCTGTCCGCGTTGCGCCGAGCCTAGTCCGCAGGGTTTATTGTGTGGGCATTGTCTCTCCCAGCCACCGCGCGTCAGTCGAACCCAAGTCGCGTTTGCGTTTGAAGATGAATTGCGCGATTTGATGTATCAATTTAAATATCATCAGCAATTACATTTAAGCCGCCTGTTTGCCGAGTTGTTAGCCCCACAACTCGATGCGCAAGGGATTCAAGCCATTATTCCGATTCCACTACATCGCACCCGTCTACGAGAACGTGGCTATAACCAAGCGTTTGAATTAGCGCGAATGTTAAGTCCAATGCTGAATATTCCAATCATATCGGCCTTAACACGCCCCATTGCTACGCCTAATCAAACCCAACTCAAAGCCAAACAACGCCGTCAAAACCTCAAACAAGCTTTCGCGGCCGATGCGGCCTTATTAGAAGGGTTAGATCAGGTCGCGCTACTGGATGACGTTATTACGACTGGCGCCACCATGCAAGCCGCCGCTAAACAACTTGAATCCGCAAAACCAGGTCTGGTGGTTGAAGCTTGGGCGGTTGGCAAAACACACTAAGACGGATTGTTGTAAAATGAATCTTGGTTTAAGGGGAGGTTAATATGTTTAAGTTTGTATCCGAGTTAAGTCCACCGGAAATCTATCGCTATTTAGTCGGCGCAATCGTGCCACGTCCGATTGCTTGGATCAGCACCCAAAACGCCGAGGGTGTACAGAACTTAGCGCCTTATTCGTTTTTTACGGTGGCGAGCGTAAATCCACCAGTGCTTGCGGTAACGCATATTCCATCTCGTACCCAAGCCGAAAAAGATACTTTAAAAAACCTGCGTACGAACCCACAGTGCGTGATTAATATTGTCAGCGCAAACCAAATCCAACAAGCCAATGCAAGCAGTCAACCGCTGGCTAATAATGAAAGCGAATTTAAACAATTCGATATCACTTCCACGCCCAGCCAACAAGTTGAACCGGTTAGTGTCGCCGACTCGAAAGTGCGTTATGAGTGTAAACTGCGTGACCTCGTTAGCATCAGTGCGGGCGGCCAGTTAATTTTATTGGATTTGATTGGTGTATTTGTCGATGACAACTTAATCAAAGATGGCCTGATTGATTCGGCACAACTGGACGCCGTTGGCAAAATGGGCGGCGATGACTACAACCTAACCCGCGAATTAATCAAAGCCAAACGCCCAGATTAAATCCAGTTATTCATTTATTACAACTTTTGAGACCCAATATGCATTCACACCCATCTCCCCACCACAACCATACAGCTAAACCCGATGCCAAAAACCAACGTAAAATTGTCATCGCAGCCACCTTAACTTTCACCTATATGCTGGTGGAAGTGGTCGGCGGTCTCTGGGTAAACTCGATCGCGCTGATTGCGGATGGCATGCATATGCTGACCGATTCGATTGCCTTAATCATCGCTTGGTGGGGTTTTCATATCGCGCAAAAACCAGCCACTGAACGCATGACTTTTGGTTATCAGCGGGCGCAAATCTTAACCGCGTTTGTGAACGGGGCAGCCTTACTATTAATCGCGACCGCTATCACAGCGATGGCGATTGAACGCATGTTTAACCCACAAGAAGTGATGGGTGCGGAGATGTTTATTATTGCCATTGTTGGCTTAGGCATTAATTTAACCGTATTTGTCATGCTGCATAGCGGTGATCAGAAAAACCTAAACATGCGCGGAGCAACCCTTCACTTTATGGGCGACACCTTGGCATCCATTGCCGTGATAACGGCTGCGATTATTATCTATTTTTCAGGTTGGAATATTGTCGACCCAATTTTGTCGATTCTAGTCGCCGCCATTATCGCGTTTAATGCCTTTAAACTCACACGTTCAGCCGCCACGATTTTATTGGAAGGCGTGCCAGCCGGTTATGAAATCCAAGCCATCAAAGACGACCTGTCTGAACACTTTCCATACCTTGAGCAAATTCACCATATTCACTTGTGGGCGATTGCAGAACAACAGGTGATGATGACCCTGCACGCTAAAACCGATTTAGCGCATATTAATGATGACACCTTGTTTGAAATTAAATCCTACCTAAACGATCGCCACGCAGTACACCACGTGACCTTACAACTCGAAACCTTATAAAAGGCGATAACCATGCGCAGAATTCTACTTGCCCCAGACAGCTTTAAAGGCTCACTCACCGCGGTAGAATTTTGTCGGATCGGCGCGCAGGTTATCCAGCGTCACTGGCCAGATATTCAAGTCATTCAACGCCCCTTGTCAGATGGTGGCGAAGGTTTTGTGGATGCGATGGTAGAATCCGGCCGCGCCGAACGCCGAGTGATCAACAGCCTTGATCCGTTTGAGCGTCCGATTCAAGCGGCCTTTGCTTGGCAAGCCGATAGCCAAACCGCGATTATCGAAATGGCGCAAGCGTCCGGCCTTCCCCTGTTGAGCAAGCAAGAGCGCGACCCGATGCGAGCGAGCACCTCTGGAACAGGCCTGGTGATTAAGGCGGCACTCGAATTAGGCGCTAAACGCATCATTTTGGGTTTAGGCGGAAGCGCAACAAATGACGGCGGCGCAGGTGCTTTACAAGCACTAGGTATTGGATTGCTGGATAAGCAAAACCAACCGATCAAACCGGGAGCAAAAGGCCTGGTGCAATTAGCGCAAATTGGTGAGATTCCGCAGGAGTTATTGGGTATTGAGTGGCATCTGGCTTGTGATGTCACCAACCCATTACTAGGCGAGCAAGGCGCGACCGCGGTTTATGGTCCACAAAAAGGTGTGACCCCGCAAACTC
The Thiomicrospira pelophila DSM 1534 genome window above contains:
- the bioB gene encoding biotin synthase BioB; the protein is MKSLGQIRHDWTSAEIKAIMNQPFNDLMFQAHTVHRMNFEPNEVQISTLVNIKSGGCAEDCSYCSQSSRYDTGLEKQKMMAVQEVLDKAMQAKAKGATRLCMGAAWRNPNKKDFPVVLEMVKVVRDLGMETCMTLGMLDDDQVAALKEAGLDYYNHNLDTSEAYYSKVITTRSFQDRLDTIDKVQKSGINVCSGGIIGMGEQHKDRVELLRTFANMDNHPGSVPINLLVPVEGTPLADMKGQTDAFEFIRVIATARVLMPQSYVRLSAGRMELNEQAQAWCFFAGANSIFYGDKLLTTDNPEADSDVQLFKKLGLNMQAQSKAHIEEESA
- a CDS encoding ComF family protein encodes the protein MQWLEKWLFPPTCVITAVTTQKHDLDPAFIAKWQIGSDVCPRCAEPSPQGLLCGHCLSQPPRVSRTQVAFAFEDELRDLMYQFKYHQQLHLSRLFAELLAPQLDAQGIQAIIPIPLHRTRLRERGYNQAFELARMLSPMLNIPIISALTRPIATPNQTQLKAKQRRQNLKQAFAADAALLEGLDQVALLDDVITTGATMQAAAKQLESAKPGLVVEAWAVGKTH
- a CDS encoding flavin reductase family protein — encoded protein: MFKFVSELSPPEIYRYLVGAIVPRPIAWISTQNAEGVQNLAPYSFFTVASVNPPVLAVTHIPSRTQAEKDTLKNLRTNPQCVINIVSANQIQQANASSQPLANNESEFKQFDITSTPSQQVEPVSVADSKVRYECKLRDLVSISAGGQLILLDLIGVFVDDNLIKDGLIDSAQLDAVGKMGGDDYNLTRELIKAKRPD
- a CDS encoding cation diffusion facilitator family transporter, translating into MHSHPSPHHNHTAKPDAKNQRKIVIAATLTFTYMLVEVVGGLWVNSIALIADGMHMLTDSIALIIAWWGFHIAQKPATERMTFGYQRAQILTAFVNGAALLLIATAITAMAIERMFNPQEVMGAEMFIIAIVGLGINLTVFVMLHSGDQKNLNMRGATLHFMGDTLASIAVITAAIIIYFSGWNIVDPILSILVAAIIAFNAFKLTRSAATILLEGVPAGYEIQAIKDDLSEHFPYLEQIHHIHLWAIAEQQVMMTLHAKTDLAHINDDTLFEIKSYLNDRHAVHHVTLQLETL
- a CDS encoding glycerate kinase, which encodes MRRILLAPDSFKGSLTAVEFCRIGAQVIQRHWPDIQVIQRPLSDGGEGFVDAMVESGRAERRVINSLDPFERPIQAAFAWQADSQTAIIEMAQASGLPLLSKQERDPMRASTSGTGLVIKAALELGAKRIILGLGGSATNDGGAGALQALGIGLLDKQNQPIKPGAKGLVQLAQIGEIPQELLGIEWHLACDVTNPLLGEQGATAVYGPQKGVTPQTHAELEQALASFAELIEQRIGHNISTRPGAGAAGGMAGGFMGVLNAKTFSGFELLANTIGLNRTFEQGLDLVITGEGRMDEQTRNGKLPMKLAEMSQSYNVPILGICGQLNVSTEQMPEFIGLFSLVHCLTNEADAMQQTEAWLADTLYSSLKLYLH